The following are encoded in a window of Amycolatopsis solani genomic DNA:
- a CDS encoding HU family DNA-binding protein, which produces MTNKAQLIEALSERLGDDKKVAAQAVDGLVDIIIRTVNKGEKVNITGFGVFEKRARAARTARNPRTGEAVKVKKTNVPAFRAGTTFKEVIGGAKKLPKATPVKRATPARATAAKTAAAAAPAKAATARTTRAAAAKPATTTRATTTRTRATAAKPAAKAATTATKAAPKTAAKTTAAKATTAAKATTTRAKAAAKPAAAKPAAAKPAAAKPAAAKPAAAAKKPAAAKAPAKRTSAAKKK; this is translated from the coding sequence ATGACGAACAAGGCCCAGCTGATCGAGGCGCTGTCGGAGCGCCTGGGCGACGACAAGAAGGTCGCGGCGCAGGCCGTCGACGGTCTGGTCGACATCATCATCCGGACGGTCAATAAGGGCGAGAAGGTCAACATCACCGGCTTCGGTGTGTTCGAGAAGCGCGCTCGCGCCGCTCGGACCGCGCGCAACCCGCGCACCGGCGAGGCCGTGAAGGTGAAGAAGACCAACGTGCCCGCCTTCCGCGCCGGCACGACGTTCAAGGAGGTCATCGGCGGCGCCAAGAAGCTGCCGAAGGCCACCCCGGTGAAGCGCGCCACCCCGGCCCGCGCGACGGCTGCGAAGACCGCCGCCGCGGCCGCGCCGGCCAAGGCCGCCACCGCCCGCACCACGCGGGCGGCCGCCGCGAAGCCGGCCACCACCACGCGCGCGACCACCACGCGGACCCGCGCCACCGCGGCGAAGCCGGCCGCCAAGGCCGCCACCACCGCGACCAAGGCGGCCCCGAAGACCGCGGCGAAGACCACCGCGGCCAAGGCCACCACCGCCGCGAAGGCGACCACCACCCGCGCCAAGGCCGCCGCCAAGCCGGCCGCCGCCAAGCCGGCCGCCGCCAAGCCGGCCGCCGCCAAGCCGGCCGCCGCCAAGCCGGCCGCTGCGGCGAAGAAGCCCGCCGCCGCCAAGGCTCCGGCCAAGCGCACCTCCGCCGCCAAGAAGAAGTAA